A genomic region of Staphylococcus roterodami contains the following coding sequences:
- a CDS encoding helix-turn-helix domain-containing protein — protein sequence MTNLVYPMLYIARKEKGDTQKKVASKLGISPQRYQLKESGKAIFNLNECQILSEMYNMPIDELFSSKIKVGK from the coding sequence TTTATCCAATGTTATACATTGCTAGAAAAGAAAAAGGTGACACACAAAAGAAAGTTGCTAGCAAACTTGGTATTAGTCCACAACGTTACCAGTTAAAGGAAAGTGGTAAAGCAATATTTAATTTAAATGAGTGTCAGATTCTTTCGGAAATGTATAATATGCCAATTGATGAGTTGTTTTCATCAAAAATTAAAGTAGGAAAATAG